From Vogesella sp. XCS3, the proteins below share one genomic window:
- the polA gene encoding DNA polymerase I — translation MKTLLLIDGSSYLYRAFHAMPDLRSPQGEPTGAIYGMVNMLARLEKEVQFDYSACIFDAKGKTFRDALYPEYKANRPSMPAELAAQIETVHEVVRASGWPLLMVEGVEADDVIGTLARQAEAAGLKVIISTGDKDMAQLVTPAVSLVNTMTNENLDEAGVKEKFGVPPNLIIDYLTLIGDKVDNVPGVDKCGPKTAVKWLEQYGSLAAVMDNAANVGGKVGENLRAVLDWLPRGRELITIKCDVELYHELPQGMDSLRHGSKQYAQLAVLFAQCGFRTFLREVNDKLGGVVAANPAPAQAPLHVSGSLFGDDLDTVSALAAGIEPQLAPPPAVERRYETILTQAQLDAWLHKLATAGVVSVDTETTSLDPMQARIVGLSFAVQAGEAAYLPLAHCGPDAPEQLDFDAVLAQLKPWLEDASRPKLGQNLKYDRHVLANHGITLRGVVDDTLLGSYVIESHERHGMDDLARRHLGETTVTYEEICGKGAKQIGFAEVAVDVAANYAAEDADITLRLAQHFAPQLDGALGSVYRDMELPVAEVLFAMERTGVLIDRDKLAAQSHQLGSEMLQLEQQAYALAGQPFNLNSPKQLQEILFGKLGIPTKGVRKTPSGGFSTDEEVLEKLALDHPLPKLILQYRGLAKLKSTYTDKLPTLINPQTGRVHTTYSQAVAITGRLASSEPNLQNIPVRTAEGRRVREAFIAEPGFVIVSADYSQIELRIMAHLSADEGMLAAFASGEDIHKATAAEVFGTPLAEVNTEQRRAAKAINFGLIYGMGKYGLASQLGITNDAAQVYIDSYFRKYPGVADYMQRTREQAAEQGYVETVFGRRLYLPDIRAGNQARRAGAERAAINAPMQGTAADLIKLAMIAVQGWLLRDGLRSRLIMQVHDELVLEVAHDELDLVRTRLPQLMADVAALKVPLLAEVGVGDSWEAAH, via the coding sequence ATGAAAACCCTGTTATTGATCGATGGCTCTTCTTATTTGTATCGCGCCTTTCACGCGATGCCCGACTTGCGTTCGCCGCAGGGGGAGCCCACCGGTGCCATCTACGGCATGGTGAACATGCTGGCCCGTTTGGAAAAGGAAGTCCAATTCGATTATAGCGCCTGCATATTCGACGCCAAGGGCAAGACTTTCCGCGACGCGCTGTACCCCGAATACAAAGCCAACCGCCCGTCTATGCCGGCGGAGCTGGCCGCGCAGATCGAGACCGTGCACGAGGTGGTGCGCGCCAGCGGCTGGCCGCTGTTGATGGTGGAAGGCGTGGAGGCGGACGATGTGATCGGCACGCTGGCCCGCCAGGCCGAGGCGGCCGGCTTGAAGGTGATCATCTCCACCGGCGACAAGGACATGGCGCAGCTGGTGACGCCCGCCGTCAGCCTGGTGAACACCATGACCAACGAAAATCTGGACGAAGCCGGTGTAAAAGAAAAATTCGGCGTGCCGCCGAACCTGATCATCGACTACCTGACGCTGATTGGCGACAAGGTGGACAACGTACCGGGCGTGGATAAATGCGGCCCGAAAACAGCAGTGAAATGGCTGGAGCAGTACGGCTCGCTGGCCGCGGTGATGGACAATGCGGCCAACGTGGGCGGCAAGGTGGGCGAAAACCTGCGCGCGGTGCTGGATTGGCTGCCGCGCGGGCGCGAGCTGATCACCATCAAGTGCGACGTGGAGCTGTACCACGAGCTGCCGCAGGGCATGGACAGCCTGCGCCACGGCAGCAAGCAGTACGCGCAGCTGGCAGTACTGTTTGCCCAATGCGGCTTCCGCACCTTCCTGCGCGAAGTGAACGACAAGCTGGGTGGGGTGGTGGCGGCCAACCCGGCGCCGGCGCAAGCGCCGCTACACGTCAGCGGCAGCCTGTTTGGCGACGACCTGGACACCGTGTCTGCGCTGGCCGCCGGCATCGAACCGCAACTGGCGCCGCCGCCGGCGGTGGAACGCCGCTACGAGACCATTCTCACGCAAGCCCAGCTGGACGCCTGGCTGCACAAGCTGGCCACGGCCGGGGTGGTGTCGGTGGATACCGAAACCACCAGCCTGGACCCAATGCAGGCGCGCATTGTCGGCCTCAGCTTTGCGGTACAGGCCGGCGAGGCCGCGTATTTGCCGCTGGCGCATTGCGGCCCGGACGCGCCCGAACAGCTGGATTTCGACGCAGTGCTGGCACAACTGAAGCCGTGGCTGGAAGACGCCAGCCGGCCCAAGCTGGGGCAGAACCTGAAGTACGACCGCCACGTGCTGGCCAACCACGGCATCACGCTGCGCGGTGTGGTGGACGACACGCTGCTGGGGTCTTATGTGATCGAAAGCCACGAACGCCACGGCATGGACGACCTGGCGCGCCGCCACCTGGGCGAAACCACCGTCACCTACGAGGAAATCTGCGGCAAGGGCGCCAAGCAGATCGGCTTTGCCGAAGTGGCGGTGGACGTTGCGGCCAACTACGCCGCAGAAGACGCCGACATTACCTTGCGCCTGGCGCAGCACTTTGCACCGCAGCTCGATGGTGCGCTGGGTAGCGTATACCGCGATATGGAGCTGCCGGTGGCCGAGGTGCTGTTTGCCATGGAGCGCACCGGCGTGCTGATCGACCGCGACAAGTTGGCCGCACAAAGCCACCAGCTGGGTAGTGAGATGCTGCAGCTGGAGCAGCAGGCTTATGCGCTGGCCGGCCAGCCGTTCAACCTGAATTCGCCCAAGCAGCTGCAGGAAATCCTGTTCGGCAAGCTGGGTATCCCCACCAAGGGTGTGCGCAAAACGCCGTCGGGCGGTTTCTCTACCGACGAGGAAGTGCTGGAAAAACTGGCGCTGGACCACCCGCTGCCCAAGCTGATCCTGCAGTACCGCGGCCTGGCCAAGCTCAAGTCCACTTACACCGACAAGCTGCCGACCCTGATTAATCCACAGACCGGCCGCGTGCACACCACTTATTCACAGGCGGTGGCCATTACCGGCCGCCTGGCCAGTAGCGAGCCCAATCTGCAGAACATCCCGGTGCGTACCGCCGAAGGCCGCCGCGTGCGCGAGGCCTTCATCGCCGAGCCGGGGTTCGTGATTGTCAGCGCCGACTACTCGCAGATCGAGCTGCGCATCATGGCGCACCTGTCTGCCGACGAAGGCATGCTGGCGGCTTTTGCCAGCGGCGAGGACATCCACAAGGCCACCGCCGCCGAGGTATTCGGCACCCCGTTGGCGGAGGTCAACACCGAGCAACGCCGCGCCGCCAAGGCCATCAACTTCGGCCTGATCTACGGCATGGGCAAATACGGCCTGGCCTCGCAGCTGGGCATCACCAACGACGCGGCGCAGGTCTACATCGACAGCTATTTCCGCAAGTACCCTGGTGTGGCCGACTACATGCAGCGCACCCGCGAGCAGGCCGCCGAGCAGGGCTACGTGGAAACCGTGTTCGGCCGCCGCCTGTACCTGCCGGACATCCGCGCCGGCAACCAGGCGCGTCGTGCCGGTGCCGAGCGCGCCGCCATCAACGCGCCGATGCAGGGCACGGCCGCCGACCTGATCAAGCTGGCGATGATCGCGGTACAGGGCTGGCTGTTGCGGGACGGCCTGCGTAGCCGCCTGATCATGCAGGTACACGATGAACTGGTGCTGGAGG
- a CDS encoding TIGR00730 family Rossman fold protein: MGLHDKLPQTSDRYAMMQRFRAREAWHVMKILSEFVESAEELQTITPAVSIFGSARTPRDHPYYKLTEDIARLLSDAGFSVISGGGPGIMEAANKGAFYGKSPSVGLNIVLPHEQRPNEYQDLSLKFDHFFSRKVMFVKHALAYVVMPGGFGTLDEMFEALTLIQTGKSRKMPIILCGSAFWGGLLDWVRERLAGEGMINPADLDLLQLIDDPQEIVETIFRFYETRGFETLPEEREQLLNL, encoded by the coding sequence ATGGGCTTGCACGATAAATTACCGCAAACAAGCGACCGTTACGCGATGATGCAACGCTTCCGGGCGCGCGAAGCGTGGCACGTGATGAAGATTTTGTCGGAATTCGTCGAATCCGCCGAAGAGCTGCAAACCATTACACCCGCAGTGAGCATCTTTGGCAGCGCACGAACCCCGCGTGACCACCCGTATTATAAGCTCACCGAAGACATCGCCCGCCTGCTTTCCGATGCCGGCTTCTCGGTGATCTCCGGCGGCGGCCCCGGCATCATGGAAGCGGCCAACAAGGGCGCCTTCTACGGCAAGAGCCCGTCGGTGGGCCTGAACATCGTACTACCGCACGAACAGCGCCCCAACGAATACCAGGACCTCAGCCTGAAATTCGACCACTTCTTCAGCCGCAAAGTCATGTTCGTCAAACATGCGCTGGCCTATGTGGTGATGCCTGGCGGCTTTGGCACGCTGGACGAAATGTTCGAGGCGCTGACGCTGATCCAGACCGGCAAGAGCCGCAAGATGCCCATCATCCTGTGCGGCAGCGCCTTCTGGGGCGGGCTGCTGGACTGGGTGCGCGAGCGCCTGGCCGGCGAAGGCATGATCAACCCGGCCGACCTCGACCTGCTGCAGCTGATCGACGACCCGCAGGAAATTGTAGAAACCATTTTCCGTTTTTATGAAACCCGCGGCTTCGAAACGCTGCCGGAGGAGCGCGAACAGCTGCTAAACCTGTAG